From the Candidatus Methylomirabilota bacterium genome, one window contains:
- a CDS encoding bilirubin oxidase, whose translation MTVRRSWWRPGLVGASALLFAAIVSSAFASKLIPQTPLDASTVPQFVDDLPDFSVLGRVTGDQPYRVRFEEFQQKILPDSFYAKLPAPFSAGTMVFGYGIDQSDSHYPPSPAKGLYPGYTVVVTRGRQTVVDYRNHLYPAPDAPAPFTNPLGPSLQNFLTGDMSLHWANPLSAPMKVNGQGNPQPFRGPQPAVTHLHGAETPSAFDGGPDQWWTPGGEGALADRPDKGRRGSGFVSNVYQYPNTQEPATLWFHDHTLGGTRLNVFASLAAFYFIRGNGDDGVPGKGKLPTGRQEVELVIQDRQFDTNGQLLFPDGYPSGLDGPLQDANVHPYWMPEFFGDVIVVNGKSWPKLNVNARRYRFRLLNGANTRFFNLQFCVETFDLVRPPQSACADNEINVPFHVISTDGGLLDAPVRVDRLLFSPAERYDIIVDFARFRGKKITVRNDAVTPYPSAFAKFIPGLHDRVIQFVVGETGGADDSYDPNGGRPLRGPGSTVAPSLGKIVRLPGTKGGLPLGSPIVDGTKVQAYRQLTLNPTFGSGGCHFPPKSATDPILELLLNNSKYHGLRPDAKTPVSDAAEVAGNWQTEFPQLGSTEIWDLIDLSNDNHPIHIHLVQFQAIERIPFDLVAYGAAYDAAFPGGRCIVGYGPPRAYDTRNKAGAIGGNPDVTKFFLTPQPQTDGLTGPARPEEAGWKDTVIASTGHVTRVAVRFAPQHLQASSKGTAINYTGRNHFGFDPTDPNPSHIGKGGYPGGPGYVWHCHIIDHEDNEMMRPWMPSKAAGNRYR comes from the coding sequence ATGACGGTTCGGAGAAGCTGGTGGCGTCCAGGGCTCGTGGGAGCTTCGGCCTTGTTGTTCGCCGCCATCGTGTCCAGTGCCTTCGCAAGCAAATTGATACCTCAGACGCCGCTGGACGCCAGTACGGTGCCCCAGTTCGTAGATGACTTGCCGGATTTTTCCGTCCTCGGTAGGGTCACCGGGGATCAGCCGTATCGAGTGAGGTTTGAGGAGTTCCAGCAGAAGATCCTGCCCGATTCGTTCTACGCCAAGCTTCCTGCTCCTTTCTCTGCGGGCACGATGGTGTTCGGCTATGGGATCGACCAGTCAGATAGTCATTATCCTCCATCGCCAGCCAAAGGACTCTACCCCGGCTATACCGTGGTCGTGACGAGGGGTCGCCAAACCGTCGTGGACTACCGAAACCATCTCTATCCGGCCCCCGATGCGCCGGCGCCATTCACGAACCCGCTGGGTCCGAGCCTTCAGAATTTCCTCACCGGAGACATGAGCCTTCATTGGGCCAACCCTCTTTCGGCACCGATGAAGGTCAACGGGCAGGGAAACCCCCAACCCTTTCGGGGCCCTCAGCCGGCCGTAACTCATCTGCATGGCGCTGAGACCCCCTCGGCATTCGACGGAGGACCGGACCAGTGGTGGACCCCGGGAGGCGAAGGGGCTTTGGCAGACCGGCCGGACAAAGGGCGCAGAGGATCAGGCTTTGTCAGCAACGTCTATCAATATCCGAACACCCAGGAACCCGCCACCTTGTGGTTCCACGACCACACCCTGGGCGGCACACGCTTGAACGTCTTTGCCAGCTTGGCCGCGTTCTACTTCATCCGGGGTAATGGCGACGACGGAGTGCCGGGAAAAGGGAAGCTGCCCACAGGGCGCCAGGAAGTCGAGCTCGTCATCCAGGATCGCCAGTTCGACACCAATGGTCAGTTGTTATTCCCGGATGGATACCCATCCGGTCTCGACGGTCCGCTCCAGGACGCGAACGTTCATCCCTATTGGATGCCAGAGTTCTTCGGTGACGTCATCGTCGTCAACGGCAAGAGCTGGCCAAAGCTAAACGTGAACGCCAGGCGCTACCGCTTCCGGCTCCTGAATGGCGCGAATACCCGCTTCTTCAACCTTCAATTCTGTGTGGAGACCTTCGACCTGGTGAGGCCACCGCAGAGCGCGTGCGCAGACAATGAAATCAATGTGCCATTTCATGTGATCAGCACCGACGGCGGCTTGCTCGACGCTCCGGTGCGGGTCGACCGCCTACTCTTCTCACCGGCTGAGCGCTACGACATCATCGTGGACTTCGCTCGATTCAGGGGCAAAAAGATCACCGTTCGCAATGATGCCGTGACACCGTATCCGAGCGCCTTCGCAAAGTTCATCCCCGGGCTGCACGACAGGGTCATACAATTCGTGGTTGGAGAGACCGGGGGGGCCGATGACAGTTACGACCCGAACGGCGGCCGGCCCCTGCGCGGCCCTGGGAGCACGGTGGCCCCGAGCTTGGGGAAGATCGTGCGTCTTCCTGGCACAAAGGGAGGTCTGCCCCTCGGCTCTCCCATCGTGGATGGGACCAAGGTTCAGGCCTATCGGCAGTTGACCCTCAACCCGACCTTCGGTTCGGGCGGTTGTCATTTTCCCCCGAAATCGGCGACAGACCCCATCCTCGAGCTCCTGCTGAACAACAGCAAGTATCACGGTCTCAGACCGGACGCGAAGACTCCCGTTTCAGACGCCGCCGAGGTCGCTGGCAACTGGCAGACGGAATTCCCACAGCTGGGATCTACCGAGATCTGGGACCTCATCGACTTGAGCAATGACAACCATCCAATCCACATACATCTGGTGCAGTTTCAGGCCATCGAGCGGATTCCCTTCGACTTGGTGGCGTACGGCGCGGCGTACGATGCCGCCTTCCCAGGCGGCCGTTGTATCGTCGGGTATGGCCCACCACGGGCGTATGACACTCGCAACAAAGCCGGGGCTATTGGCGGCAACCCGGATGTTACGAAATTCTTTCTCACCCCCCAGCCGCAGACCGACGGCTTGACTGGACCGGCGAGACCCGAGGAAGCTGGCTGGAAAGATACCGTCATCGCGTCGACAGGCCACGTGACGCGCGTCGCCGTCCGCTTTGCGCCGCAGCATCTGCAGGCGTCCTCCAAAGGAACCGCCATCAACTACACTGGCCGGAACCATTTTGGGTTTGACCCCACCGATCCCAATCCGTCACACATAGGAAAGGGCGGCTATCCGGGTGGTCCCGGTTACGTCTGGCATTGCCACATCATCGACCACGAAGACAACGAGATGATGCGGCCGTGGATGCCCAGCAAAGCGGCCGGCAACCGTTATCGGTAA
- a CDS encoding electron transfer flavoprotein subunit beta/FixA family protein yields MNVLVCVKRVPAVAGKIMLTADAQEIDTRYLGFTISPHEECAVEEAVRLVAAHGGSGVVLTLGPPAATEQLRDAMALGLDRAVLLETDGREWDPMATAAAIVDAVRAERAAGVEYDLLLFGNEAADTGDYQVGIRVAHALDRPCVTGVKALEVRDGRVVAKREASGGWEIFEVALPAVLTVKEGLNLPRYPSLPGRLRAKKKAIEQIAPQRSGGGLEKARLKPPKERGGQVEILGRGPEAAARAVEIFRALGVL; encoded by the coding sequence ATGAACGTGCTGGTGTGCGTGAAGCGCGTCCCGGCGGTGGCCGGGAAGATCATGCTGACCGCGGACGCGCAGGAGATCGACACCCGCTACCTCGGCTTCACCATCAGCCCGCACGAGGAATGCGCCGTGGAAGAGGCCGTCCGCCTCGTCGCCGCCCACGGCGGCAGCGGTGTCGTCCTGACGCTGGGCCCCCCGGCGGCCACCGAGCAGCTCCGCGATGCCATGGCGCTCGGCCTCGACCGCGCGGTGCTGCTGGAAACGGACGGCCGTGAGTGGGACCCCATGGCGACGGCGGCGGCCATCGTGGACGCCGTCCGGGCGGAGCGCGCGGCCGGCGTCGAATACGACCTCCTGCTCTTCGGCAACGAGGCGGCGGACACCGGCGACTACCAGGTCGGCATCCGCGTGGCGCACGCCCTGGACCGGCCGTGCGTCACCGGGGTCAAGGCGCTGGAGGTGCGGGACGGTCGCGTCGTCGCCAAGCGCGAGGCCTCCGGGGGCTGGGAGATCTTCGAGGTCGCGCTCCCGGCCGTCCTGACCGTCAAGGAAGGTCTCAACCTTCCCCGCTACCCCTCGCTCCCCGGACGGCTCCGGGCCAAGAAGAAGGCGATCGAGCAGATCGCGCCGCAGAGGAGCGGGGGAGGGCTCGAGAAGGCGCGGCTCAAGCCCCCGAAGGAGCGGGGCGGGCAGGTGGAGATCCTCGGCCGGGGCCCCGAAGCCGCGGCCCGGGCCGTCGAGATCTTCCGCGCGCTGGGGGTCCTGTGA
- a CDS encoding electron transfer flavoprotein subunit alpha/FixB family protein produces the protein MILGVAEHERGRLNERSLEVLTLGRRLAHRLGLPLHAVLVGADAEPLVARLAPYGVAVAHLVQHERLDEYAPAAWAQGLVGIIEAERPQAVLAAGTDRGNEVMAHVAARMALPMAANCTEVEPGERYRVTRLRWGGSLLEESWLGGTVKLLTVAPQAVPAEEAPVLAPAAVKPVTPALAEGDLRVRVTARIEATRGGISLTDARVVVSGGRGVGSPEGFKALEELASLLRGAVGCSRVVTSQGWRPHADQVGQTGTRVAPELYIACGISGAIQHLVGCKGAKRILAINTDPEAPMVARADYAIIGDLHAIIPALNAEIRKANADQPPR, from the coding sequence GTGATCCTCGGTGTCGCGGAACACGAGCGCGGGCGCCTCAACGAGCGCTCGCTGGAGGTGCTCACGCTCGGGCGGCGGCTCGCTCACCGCCTGGGCCTGCCTCTTCACGCCGTGCTCGTGGGCGCGGACGCCGAGCCGCTCGTGGCCCGCCTGGCGCCGTACGGGGTGGCCGTCGCGCACCTGGTCCAGCACGAGCGCCTCGACGAGTATGCGCCGGCGGCCTGGGCCCAGGGCCTCGTCGGGATCATCGAGGCCGAGCGCCCGCAGGCGGTCCTGGCGGCCGGCACCGATCGCGGCAACGAGGTGATGGCGCACGTGGCGGCGAGGATGGCCTTGCCGATGGCCGCCAACTGCACGGAAGTCGAGCCCGGCGAGCGCTACCGCGTCACGCGCCTCCGCTGGGGCGGCAGCCTGCTGGAGGAGTCGTGGCTCGGCGGGACGGTCAAGCTCCTGACCGTCGCCCCCCAGGCGGTGCCGGCCGAAGAGGCGCCCGTCCTCGCTCCCGCCGCGGTCAAGCCCGTCACACCCGCCCTCGCCGAGGGGGACCTCCGGGTCCGCGTGACGGCGCGGATCGAGGCCACCCGCGGCGGGATCTCGCTGACGGACGCGCGCGTCGTGGTCAGCGGGGGCCGCGGCGTCGGCAGCCCCGAGGGGTTCAAGGCGCTCGAGGAGCTGGCGAGCCTCCTGCGGGGCGCGGTCGGCTGCTCGCGGGTGGTCACCAGCCAGGGCTGGCGTCCGCACGCGGACCAGGTCGGCCAGACCGGAACGCGGGTCGCGCCCGAGCTCTACATCGCGTGCGGCATCAGCGGGGCCATCCAGCACCTGGTCGGCTGCAAGGGCGCCAAGCGCATCCTCGCCATCAACACCGACCCGGAGGCGCCGATGGTCGCCCGCGCCGACTACGCGATCATCGGCGACCTGCACGCCATCATCCCGGCCCTGAACGCCGAGATCCGGAAGGCGAACGCCGATCAGCCGCCGAGATAG
- a CDS encoding molybdopterin-dependent oxidoreductase, whose amino-acid sequence MSYVVNGKKISAEPRAGQCLRTFLRERGFFGVKKGCDAGDCGACTVWVDGAPVHSCLMPAFRAGGRQVTTIEGLAQGGKLHPMQQAFLDAQAFQCGFCSAGMIMTAASLDDAARADLPRALKGSLCRCTGYHAVDDAIRGIVSTEDDVAGKVCGASLNNPFGKAIVTGQARYTLDVAMGGTLHLKVVRSPHAHARIVRIDRDKALAVPGVVAVFTWEDVPRRLYSTATHEEHLVDPDDTYVLDDTVRFVGQRVAAVVAETVAAAEAGCRALEVAYEPLPAVFDPEQAMEPGAPILHDKDGEARGNIYVDIHGEIGSVDAGFKAADAVHERTYSTSRVQHVHLETHGTIAWKAEDGRLHVRTSSQAPFITKQKLCYLFGLFPRNVHVFTERVGGGFGGKQEMISEDLCVLATLKLGRPVMWEFTREEQFIGATTRHPMTIDVKVGAKRDGTLTAMQVRVVSNTGAYGGHAGETLAAALGNPLVVYRCPNKKADGYAVYTNMVPAGGFRGYGSSQTTFAIESAMDELAQLLEMDPFEIRRKNMIHPGDMMESIWKEPSDIEFGSYGLDQCLDLVEKALASGRGLPKPDGDDWVEGTGVALAMLDSGPPTEHRSGAEMTLRPDGSYHVAVGSTEMGNGSVTSHRQIAASVLGCRADRIAIINADTDLTPYDTGTFASTGTVVAGQAVALAAAALRDNILAFAGRHTGMAPSACRLEAEAVVCGTRRISLSDLHEAGTRAGHRFELRRKAYLSPRTVAFNAHGVRVAVHRITGQVDVLHSVHAADIGRLINPMQCRGQIDGAIAMGFGWALYEKMVYDERGAMVNASLRNYRIPAFADVPRSEVYFADTHDTIGPLGAKSQGECAINPVAPAIANAVANATGVRFVDLPLSPERIFDRLGGAPDRPS is encoded by the coding sequence ATGAGCTACGTCGTCAACGGCAAAAAGATCTCCGCCGAACCCCGGGCCGGCCAGTGCCTGCGGACCTTCCTGCGCGAGCGCGGATTCTTCGGCGTCAAGAAGGGCTGCGACGCGGGGGACTGCGGGGCGTGCACGGTCTGGGTCGATGGCGCGCCCGTCCACAGCTGCCTCATGCCGGCGTTTCGCGCGGGCGGTCGCCAGGTCACGACAATCGAGGGACTCGCCCAGGGCGGAAAGCTCCATCCCATGCAGCAGGCGTTTCTCGACGCCCAGGCCTTCCAGTGCGGCTTCTGCTCGGCCGGCATGATCATGACGGCGGCGTCGCTCGACGACGCGGCCCGAGCCGACCTGCCTCGCGCGCTGAAAGGGAGCCTCTGCCGGTGCACGGGGTATCACGCCGTTGACGACGCCATCCGCGGCATCGTGTCCACGGAGGACGACGTCGCCGGCAAGGTCTGCGGCGCGAGTCTCAACAACCCCTTCGGCAAGGCGATCGTCACCGGCCAGGCTCGTTACACCTTGGACGTCGCCATGGGGGGAACGCTCCATCTCAAGGTGGTGCGCTCGCCGCACGCGCACGCCCGCATCGTGCGCATCGACCGCGACAAGGCCCTGGCCGTCCCCGGCGTCGTCGCCGTCTTCACCTGGGAGGATGTGCCCCGGCGGCTTTACAGCACGGCGACGCACGAGGAGCACCTCGTGGATCCCGACGACACCTACGTCCTCGACGACACCGTCCGGTTCGTCGGCCAGCGGGTCGCCGCCGTCGTCGCCGAGACGGTCGCCGCCGCGGAGGCCGGGTGCCGGGCACTCGAGGTGGCGTACGAGCCGCTGCCCGCGGTCTTCGACCCGGAGCAGGCGATGGAGCCGGGCGCGCCGATCCTGCACGACAAGGACGGCGAGGCGAGAGGCAACATCTACGTCGACATCCACGGCGAGATCGGCAGTGTCGATGCCGGCTTCAAGGCGGCGGACGCCGTTCACGAGCGGACCTACTCGACTTCGCGGGTCCAGCACGTGCATCTGGAGACGCACGGCACCATCGCCTGGAAGGCCGAGGACGGACGACTGCACGTCCGGACCAGCTCTCAGGCGCCCTTCATCACCAAGCAGAAGCTCTGCTACCTGTTCGGTCTGTTTCCGCGCAACGTCCACGTCTTCACCGAGCGGGTGGGCGGCGGGTTCGGCGGCAAGCAGGAGATGATCTCCGAGGATCTCTGCGTCCTCGCCACGCTGAAGCTGGGTCGGCCCGTGATGTGGGAGTTCACCCGGGAGGAGCAGTTCATCGGCGCGACCACGCGCCACCCCATGACCATCGACGTCAAGGTCGGCGCCAAACGCGACGGCACCCTGACCGCGATGCAGGTGCGCGTGGTGTCGAACACCGGCGCCTACGGCGGCCACGCCGGCGAGACGCTGGCGGCGGCCCTGGGCAATCCGCTGGTCGTGTACCGCTGCCCGAACAAGAAGGCCGACGGCTACGCGGTCTACACCAACATGGTGCCGGCCGGCGGCTTCCGCGGCTATGGCTCCTCGCAGACGACCTTCGCCATCGAATCCGCCATGGACGAGCTGGCCCAGCTCCTGGAGATGGATCCGTTCGAGATCCGCCGCAAGAACATGATCCACCCCGGCGACATGATGGAGTCCATCTGGAAGGAGCCGTCGGACATCGAGTTCGGCAGCTACGGCCTCGACCAGTGCCTGGACCTCGTCGAGAAAGCCCTGGCCAGCGGGCGGGGATTGCCCAAGCCGGACGGCGACGACTGGGTGGAGGGCACAGGGGTCGCGCTCGCCATGCTGGATTCCGGCCCGCCCACCGAACATCGCTCGGGCGCCGAGATGACGCTTCGGCCCGACGGCAGCTATCACGTTGCCGTCGGCTCCACGGAGATGGGCAACGGATCGGTGACCTCGCACCGCCAGATCGCCGCGTCCGTCCTCGGCTGCCGGGCCGATCGCATCGCGATCATCAACGCCGACACCGATCTCACTCCCTACGACACGGGCACCTTCGCGAGCACGGGCACCGTCGTTGCTGGGCAGGCGGTCGCCCTGGCCGCCGCGGCCCTGCGGGACAACATCCTGGCCTTCGCCGGTCGTCACACCGGGATGGCGCCGTCCGCCTGCCGCCTCGAGGCCGAGGCCGTCGTCTGCGGTACGCGGCGGATCTCGCTCTCCGACCTTCACGAGGCCGGCACGCGCGCCGGACATCGCTTCGAGCTCAGACGCAAAGCCTATCTGTCGCCGCGCACTGTCGCCTTCAACGCCCACGGCGTCCGCGTCGCGGTTCACCGCATCACCGGCCAGGTCGACGTTCTGCACAGCGTACACGCGGCGGACATCGGTCGCTTGATCAACCCAATGCAGTGTCGCGGTCAGATCGACGGCGCGATCGCCATGGGCTTCGGGTGGGCGCTCTACGAGAAGATGGTGTACGACGAGCGCGGCGCGATGGTGAATGCGTCGCTGCGCAACTACCGCATCCCAGCCTTCGCCGACGTGCCGCGCAGCGAGGTCTACTTCGCCGACACGCACGACACGATCGGGCCGCTCGGCGCCAAGTCACAGGGGGAGTGCGCGATCAATCCCGTGGCGCCCGCCATTGCCAACGCGGTGGCGAACGCCACCGGCGTGCGGTTTGTGGATCTCCCACTGTCTCCCGAGCGGATCTTCGACAGGCTCGGTGGAGCTCCGGACAGGCCCTCCTGA
- a CDS encoding SDR family oxidoreductase, producing MRLRNQVALVTGAGRGIGEAIAVAFAREGARVAVADIDPKTAAATARRIGRGRALALPMDVADSGSVNEGFQVIDRAWRRLDVAVTNAAVEPIVPFLELSEETWDRVIDVNLKGTFLVAQAAARRMARRRRGVIITLSSVNAEVVRGESAAYGASKGGVRQLTKAMGITLAPYGIRVNAIGPGTVVTGLTRHLLRKKAWRDAVFMRTPMQRVADPREIAEVAVFLASDASSYMTGSTVYVDGGRLALNGLMPLKARR from the coding sequence ATGCGATTGAGAAATCAGGTTGCGCTCGTGACCGGCGCCGGGCGTGGCATCGGCGAGGCCATCGCGGTCGCGTTCGCGCGCGAGGGGGCCCGGGTCGCCGTCGCCGACATCGATCCGAAGACGGCGGCGGCGACCGCGCGGCGAATCGGGCGCGGGCGCGCCCTGGCCCTCCCGATGGACGTGGCGGACTCGGGATCCGTCAACGAGGGCTTCCAGGTCATCGACCGGGCATGGCGGCGGCTCGATGTCGCCGTCACCAACGCCGCCGTCGAGCCCATCGTGCCGTTCCTCGAGCTCAGCGAGGAGACCTGGGACCGCGTGATCGACGTGAACCTCAAGGGCACCTTCCTGGTCGCCCAGGCCGCGGCCCGGCGGATGGCCAGGCGCCGGCGCGGCGTGATCATCACGCTGTCGTCGGTGAACGCCGAGGTGGTGCGCGGCGAGTCGGCCGCCTATGGCGCCTCCAAGGGCGGCGTCCGCCAGCTCACCAAGGCCATGGGGATCACGCTGGCGCCTTACGGCATCCGCGTCAATGCCATCGGTCCCGGCACCGTGGTGACCGGCCTCACCCGACACCTGCTCCGGAAGAAGGCGTGGCGGGACGCCGTGTTCATGCGGACGCCGATGCAGCGCGTGGCCGACCCGCGGGAGATCGCGGAGGTGGCGGTCTTCCTGGCCTCCGACGCGTCCTCGTACATGACCGGCAGCACGGTGTACGTGGACGGGGGCCGCCTCGCCCTCAACGGCCTGATGCCGCTCAAGGCGCGGCGCTGA
- a CDS encoding FAD-dependent oxidoreductase, which produces MTTLPERANVVVIGAGIVGNCLAFHLARLGWRDIILLDKGPMPSPGGSTGHASNFIFPVDHSKEMTLFTQESVRQYRALGVFTQSGGIEVARTRERLDELKRRLASAKAWGEAAELLTPAEVKERVPFINAKIILGGFYCSGVGVVDSLRAGTLMRERAQEQGALSVFPNTEIVGIDVEKGHVRGVRTSRGAIRADVVAICCGIWSPRIARMAGASIPLTPAVHQMIDVGPVPLFVKTAGEIEYPIIRDMDTNMYERQHGAELEIGSYAHRPILVDPDDIPSLEASALSPTQLPFTKEDFDPQMEQALELMPDILGDESVGIRLAINGLLSLTPDGSPVLGEAPEVRGVWAAAAIWIKEAPGIARTVAEWMTSGVPEIDPHSSDIARFYGHARTRAFIHARTAEGYNKTYGIVHPTEQWSSCRNVRLSPFYARERELGAVFFETAGWERPHWYESNRKLLEEYGERARPRPAEWDARWWSPIINAEHLAMRDRVGMVDLSAFAVFDVAGAGALDYMQWMVVNQLDVPVGRVVYTPLLNEHGGMKADLTVMRLGPDHFRIVTGGALGMVDKKWFVDHLPADGSVRLHDATSDWCTVGVWGPRARDLLRAVTDDDVSHAGFPFGTCRTISIGPIRTLASRISYVGELGWELYAPMEQGQRLWDLLWEAGQAHGVAPVGIGVYGTTGRLEKGYRAYGNELEQEYNLVEAGLTRPTVKPQPFLGKEAYLRQRAEPPAAVLCTLTVDSHVSASGVPRYMLGREPILTPEGAPLVDRRGRRSYVTSAGAGPSVGKYLLLGYLPPEHATVGARLAVEYFGERYPVTVAVVGSTPLFDPENTRMKQ; this is translated from the coding sequence ATGACCACGCTGCCCGAACGAGCGAATGTCGTCGTGATCGGCGCGGGGATCGTCGGGAACTGCCTGGCGTTCCACCTGGCGCGCCTCGGCTGGAGAGACATCATCCTCCTGGACAAGGGGCCGATGCCGAGCCCGGGCGGGTCGACCGGGCACGCTTCCAACTTCATCTTCCCCGTGGACCACTCCAAGGAGATGACTCTGTTCACGCAGGAGAGCGTTCGCCAGTATCGGGCCCTCGGCGTCTTCACGCAGAGCGGCGGGATCGAGGTCGCCCGGACCCGCGAGCGACTGGACGAGCTCAAGCGCCGGCTCGCCTCGGCCAAGGCCTGGGGAGAAGCGGCCGAGCTGCTCACGCCGGCCGAGGTCAAGGAACGGGTCCCCTTCATCAACGCCAAGATCATCCTGGGCGGCTTCTACTGCTCCGGGGTCGGCGTCGTCGATTCTTTGCGGGCCGGCACGCTGATGCGCGAGCGCGCGCAGGAGCAGGGGGCCCTGAGCGTCTTCCCGAACACCGAGATCGTCGGGATCGACGTGGAGAAGGGCCACGTGCGGGGCGTGCGGACCAGCCGGGGCGCGATCCGCGCCGACGTCGTCGCCATCTGCTGCGGCATCTGGAGCCCGCGGATCGCCCGGATGGCCGGCGCCTCGATTCCGCTGACGCCTGCCGTCCATCAGATGATCGACGTGGGGCCGGTGCCCCTCTTCGTGAAGACGGCGGGGGAGATCGAGTACCCCATCATCCGCGACATGGACACCAACATGTACGAGCGCCAGCACGGGGCCGAGCTGGAAATCGGCTCCTACGCCCACCGGCCGATCCTGGTCGATCCCGACGACATCCCGTCGCTCGAAGCCTCAGCGCTGTCGCCCACCCAGCTTCCCTTCACGAAGGAAGATTTCGACCCGCAGATGGAGCAGGCGCTCGAGCTGATGCCCGACATCCTGGGCGACGAGAGCGTCGGGATCCGCCTCGCCATCAACGGGCTGCTGTCGCTGACGCCGGACGGCTCGCCGGTCCTGGGGGAGGCGCCCGAGGTGCGCGGCGTGTGGGCCGCCGCCGCCATCTGGATCAAGGAGGCGCCCGGCATCGCCCGCACGGTCGCGGAGTGGATGACGAGCGGCGTCCCGGAGATCGATCCGCACAGCTCCGACATCGCCCGGTTCTACGGCCACGCGCGCACCCGGGCCTTCATCCATGCCCGCACCGCGGAAGGCTACAACAAGACCTACGGCATCGTGCACCCGACCGAGCAGTGGAGCTCGTGCCGGAACGTCCGGCTCAGCCCCTTCTACGCCCGCGAGCGGGAGCTCGGGGCCGTGTTCTTCGAGACGGCCGGCTGGGAGCGCCCGCACTGGTACGAGTCGAACCGGAAGCTCCTCGAGGAGTACGGCGAGCGCGCGAGGCCCCGGCCGGCCGAGTGGGACGCACGCTGGTGGTCCCCCATCATCAACGCCGAGCACCTGGCGATGCGCGATCGGGTGGGGATGGTCGACCTCAGCGCCTTCGCCGTGTTCGACGTCGCGGGGGCCGGCGCCCTCGACTACATGCAGTGGATGGTCGTCAACCAGCTCGACGTCCCGGTCGGCCGCGTCGTGTACACGCCGCTCCTCAACGAGCATGGCGGCATGAAGGCGGACCTGACGGTCATGCGGCTCGGGCCCGACCACTTCCGCATCGTCACCGGCGGGGCCCTCGGCATGGTCGACAAGAAGTGGTTCGTCGATCACCTCCCGGCCGATGGGTCGGTCCGGCTGCACGATGCGACATCCGACTGGTGCACGGTCGGCGTGTGGGGGCCCCGGGCCCGCGACCTCCTGCGGGCCGTCACCGATGACGACGTCTCTCACGCGGGCTTCCCGTTCGGGACCTGCCGGACCATCTCGATCGGGCCGATCCGCACCCTGGCGTCGCGGATCTCGTACGTGGGCGAGCTGGGATGGGAGCTGTACGCGCCGATGGAGCAAGGGCAGCGGCTCTGGGACCTCTTGTGGGAGGCGGGGCAGGCGCACGGCGTGGCGCCGGTCGGCATCGGCGTCTACGGCACGACCGGCCGGCTCGAGAAGGGATACCGCGCCTATGGCAACGAGCTCGAGCAGGAGTACAACCTGGTGGAAGCCGGCCTGACCCGACCGACGGTGAAGCCCCAGCCCTTCCTCGGCAAGGAGGCCTACCTCCGGCAGCGGGCCGAGCCACCGGCAGCGGTGCTCTGCACGCTGACGGTGGACAGCCACGTCTCCGCGTCGGGCGTGCCGCGGTACATGCTGGGGCGAGAGCCGATCCTGACCCCCGAGGGCGCACCCCTGGTCGACCGCCGGGGGCGCCGGTCCTACGTGACCAGCGCGGGCGCCGGACCGTCGGTGGGCAAGTACCTCCTCCTCGGCTACCTGCCGCCCGAACACGCGACGGTGGGGGCGCGCCTGGCCGTCGAGTATTTCGGCGAGCGCTACCCGGTCACCGTCGCCGTCGTGGGCAGCACGCCCCTCTTCGACCCCGAGAACACGCGGATGAAGCAGTGA